One Lycium barbarum isolate Lr01 chromosome 5, ASM1917538v2, whole genome shotgun sequence genomic window carries:
- the LOC132640323 gene encoding gibberellin 2-beta-dioxygenase 2-like, whose product MVLATPSEKIQENIKLPIIDLSLEKSQVLKLIVKASEEFGFFKVINHGVPEFVIKRMEDESYSFFSKPFSQKNCAGPANPYGYGCKNIGFNGDNGEVEYLILHANLLSISQISKTVSSDPILFRSAVNEYVDSMRELACEILELMAQGLQVLDTSIFSNLIMDLNSDSLLRLNHYPPFNWTPPQLHHQRDMSAMCRIGFGEHTDPQILTILRSNDVAGLQISPQQGLWVPVSPQPCAALSVFVGDTLQALTNGRFKSVRHRAMVNSCKTRMSMVYFGAPSPNARICCPSELVSTTPHKPYHLYRPFTWAEYKKATYSRRLGDTRLQFFRLHSENDETISE is encoded by the exons ATGGTGCTAGCAACCCCCtctgaaaaaatacaagaaaatattAAGCTTCCAATAATTGACCTCTCATTAGAGAAATCACAAGTATTAAAACTCATAGTCAAAGCCTCTGAAGAATTTGGTTTTTTCAAAGTTATTAACCATGGTGTCCCTGAATTTGTTATTAAAAGAATGGAAGATGAAAGTTATAGTTTTTTTTCCAAACCTTTTTCCCAAAAAAATTGTGCTGGTCCAGCAAATCCTTATGGCTATGGCTGCAAGAACATAGGGTTCAATGGAGATAATGGAGAAGTTGAATATTTGATACTTCATGCCAACCTTTTGTCTATCTCTCAAATATCGAAAACGGTTTCAAGCGATCCAATCTTGTTCAG GAGTGCAGTGAATGAATATGTAGATTCAATGAGGGAATTGGCATGTGAGATATTAGAGCTGATGGCACAAGGATTGCAGGTCCTAGACACCTCAATCTTCAGCAACCTTATCATGGACCTTAATTCTGACTCTCTCTTAAGGCTCAATCACTATCCTCCATTTAATTGGACCCCACCACAACTCCATCATCAAAGGGACATGTCAGCTATGTGTAGAATTGGGTTTGGAGAGCATACTGACCCTCAGATCTTGACTATCTTAAGATCCAACGATGTAGCTGGCCTTCAAATTTCACCTCAACAAGGATTATGGGTCCCTGTCTCCCCTCAACCTTGTGCTGCTTTGTCTGTCTTTGTGGGTGACACTTTACAG GCTTTGACAAATGGAAGGTTTAAGAGTGTGAGACATAGGGCCATGGTGAATTCGTGCAAAACTAGGATGTCAATGGTCTATTTTGGTGCCCCATCACCCAATGCCAGAATATGTTGTCCCTCAGAATTGGTCAGTACGACACCACACAAACCTTATCATCTCTACAGGCCTTTCACTTGGGCTGAATACAAGAAAGCTACTTATTCTAGGAGACTTGGGGACACTCGTCTTCAATTTTTCAGACTACATTCAGAAAATGATGAAACAATAAGCGAATGA
- the LOC132639150 gene encoding uncharacterized protein LOC132639150, with protein sequence MASSSPTSPENTTPATPSSTENTTPVTLVLPLQPPSISNIKNFVPLELTYLNYLTWKKVFKPFLRSQNLLNLVEGSVPCPELTHPQYTLWIQCDTTAHSWINATLSPSILDTLLNYNCETSHQAWSMLEKLFLDHVSSSMIHLKNKFQNFKKGSLSMEEYLQQLHSLSSALSAIGKPISDEDLVAQTLQGLPPSYRTFVSGLNANRPFPSFFALRPRLLTEEEHIKAISSDDSQQSVALFIAAKNTNDAGRFIQQNQGRGSNQNRGRGRFHNKNRGRESGHNNYHTNFNNSTRVDPSILGPPPTPNATKSMTQCHRFVFTTIIQLWNVAIALTILLFHKIFPKVWQR encoded by the coding sequence ATGGCATCTTCTTCACCCACTTCTCCAGAAAACACCACACCCGCCACTCCTTCCTCTACGGAAAACACCACACCCGTCACTTTGGTGCTCCCCCTCCAGCCACCCTCAATTTCTAATATCAAAAATTTTGTACCTCTTGAACTTACTTACTTGAACTATCTCACCTGGAAAAAGGTTTTCAAACCTTTCTTGCGTAGCCAAAATCTTTTGAACCTTGTGGAAGGTTCTGTCCCCTGCCCCGAACTCACTCATCCACAATACACATTATGGATTCAATGTGACACAACTGCTCATAGTTGGATCAATGCGACGTTGTCGCCATCTATCCTCGACACACTTCTAAATTACAATTGTGAGACTTCTCATCAAGCTTGGAGCATGCTAGAGAAACTTTTTCTTGACCATGTTTCTTCCTCTATGATCCATCTTAAAAATAAATTTCAGAATTTCAAGAAAGGATCTCTTTCAATGGAAGAATATTTACAACAGTTGCATTCTCTATCAAGTGCACTATCTGCCATCGGTAAACCAATATCAGACGAGGACCTTGTTGCTCAAACTTTGCAAGGCTTACCCCCGTCATACAGAACATTTGTTTCTGGACTAAATGCAAATAGGCCATTTCCTTCATTTTTTGCTCTACGTCCTCGTCTTCTTACTGAAGAGGAACACATCAAAGCCATTTCATCTGATGATTCTCAGCAATCAGTGGCGCTCTTTATTGCAGCCAAAAATACTAACGATGCTGGCCGCTTTATTCAACAAAATCAAGGTCGTGGCTCTAATCAAAATCGTGGTCGTGGGAGATTTCATAATAAGAATCGTGGTCGCGAATCTGGCCACAACAATTATCATACAAATTTTAATAATTCTACTCGTGTTGATCCAAGCATACTTGGCCCTCCGCCGACTCCAAATGCGACTAAATCGATGACACAATGTCACAGATTTGTTTTCACTACAATCATACAGCTTTGGAATGTCGCAATCGCTTTAACCATTCTTTTGTTCCACAAAATTTTCCCAAAGGTTTGGCAGCGATGA
- the LOC132642253 gene encoding valine N-monooxygenase 1-like, translated as MLKDTNGNPLLSVNEIKTQILEVMLATLDNPSNAVEWTIRELLKQPKIMQRAIEEIDTIVGSNRLVQESDLPQLNYVNTCIKEAFRLHPLATFNIPHVSIGDAIMGEHFIPKGSVVLLTTKSSWTWQEP; from the exons ATGCTTAAAGATACTAATGGGAATCCATTGTTGAGTGTTAACGAGATTAAAACGCAAATCCTt GAAGTGATGCTTGCTACGCTAGATAATCCCTCAAATGCAGTTGAATGGACAATAAGAGAACTGTTGAAGCAACCAAAGATAATGCAAAGGGCCATAGAAGAGATTGACACAATCGTTGGGAGCAATAGATTGGTTCAAGAATCGGACTTGCCACAATTAAATTATGTGAATACTTGCATAAAAGAGGCGTTTCGACTACATCCGTTGGCAACGTTTAACATTCCACATGTGTCCATTGGTGATGCTATCATGGGCGAACACTTCATCCCGAAAGGGAGTGTAGTGTTACTAACTACTAAGTCGTCTTGGACTTGGCAGGAACCCTAG